One Candidatus Margulisiibacteriota bacterium genomic window carries:
- a CDS encoding type Z 30S ribosomal protein S14 — protein MAKISMVVRNEKKKKSPIQYRRRCSICGRSRGHLRKFGVCRLCFRKLASAGELPGVTKSSW, from the coding sequence TCAATGGTAGTCAGAAATGAAAAGAAAAAAAAGAGTCCTATTCAATATAGAAGAAGATGTAGTATATGTGGCAGGTCGAGAGGTCATTTAAGAAAATTTGGTGTTTGTCGTTTGTGTTTTAGAAAGTTAGCTAGTGCTGGAGAACTTCCAGGCGTAACTAAATCTAGTTGGTAG
- the rpmJ gene encoding 50S ribosomal protein L36 produces the protein MKVRTSVKRICPKCKVIKRFGRVMVICENQKHKQRQG, from the coding sequence ATGAAAGTAAGAACATCAGTTAAAAGAATATGCCCTAAATGTAAGGTCATTAAAAGATTTGGTAGAGTAATGGTTATTTGTGAAAACCAAAAACACAAACAAAGACAAGGATAG
- the infA gene encoding translation initiation factor IF-1, whose product MMVKDVIEVEGVILEALPNAMFKVQLDTGQEILAHVSGKIRKNFIRILLGDRVKVELSPYDLSKGRISFRLK is encoded by the coding sequence ATCATGGTAAAAGATGTAATAGAAGTTGAAGGAGTTATTCTCGAAGCCCTACCAAATGCAATGTTTAAAGTGCAATTGGATACAGGTCAGGAAATTTTAGCTCATGTCTCTGGTAAGATAAGAAAAAATTTTATTAGAATACTTTTGGGCGATAGGGTAAAGGTCGAATTGTCGCCTTACGATTTAAGTAAAGGCAGAATATCTTTTAGATTAAAATAG
- a CDS encoding nucleoside monophosphate kinase gives MSLNTILILGAPGSGKGTQAKFIADQYGYKHLSSGDILRKTASEDTEMGRSIASIIAAGELVPDELINKMFLNSFKNLEGEKIICDGYPRKLSQAEFLADNSFVFDAVIYLNVSLEEVTDRISGRLTAKLSGETYHVKHRPPKVDGVCDVSGEKLIIREDDKPETVKKRYSVYLKETQPLLEFYGKKSVVIEIDSEQSMDIVWKEIEKEVFKKK, from the coding sequence ATGAGTTTAAACACAATATTAATTTTAGGTGCTCCAGGTTCCGGGAAAGGTACTCAAGCGAAGTTTATTGCTGATCAATATGGCTACAAACACTTATCTAGTGGCGATATTTTAAGAAAGACGGCTTCAGAGGATACCGAAATGGGCAGGAGCATAGCTTCAATCATTGCAGCAGGAGAATTGGTTCCTGATGAACTTATTAATAAAATGTTTTTGAATAGTTTTAAAAACCTTGAAGGTGAGAAAATTATTTGTGATGGCTATCCAAGAAAACTTTCACAAGCTGAATTTTTAGCCGACAATAGCTTTGTATTTGATGCTGTTATCTATTTAAATGTTTCATTAGAAGAAGTGACAGATAGAATTAGTGGCAGGTTGACTGCTAAATTGTCTGGAGAAACATATCATGTTAAGCATAGACCTCCAAAGGTTGATGGCGTTTGTGATGTTTCAGGTGAAAAGCTTATTATTCGAGAAGACGATAAGCCAGAAACAGTAAAGAAAAGATATTCAGTTTATTTAAAAGAAACACAACCATTATTAGAGTTTTATGGTAAAAAAAGCGTTGTAATTGAAATTGATTCCGAACAATCAATGGATATTGTATGGAAAGAAATTGAAAAAGAAGTTTTTAAGAAAAAATAG
- the rpsH gene encoding 30S ribosomal protein S8 encodes MSVSDPIADMICIIKNGINARKTDIQFPFSKIKFDIVNIMQKEGFVSRVEKIDNDNKPVIRVSLKYNEVGKSVINDMVKKSTPGKRQYLAKADVPKVKSGFGISILSTNKGVVSGKDARLKNVGGEILCYVW; translated from the coding sequence ATGAGCGTTTCAGATCCTATAGCAGATATGATTTGTATAATAAAGAATGGAATTAATGCAAGAAAAACTGACATTCAGTTCCCTTTTTCTAAAATTAAATTTGATATTGTAAATATTATGCAAAAAGAAGGTTTTGTATCAAGAGTTGAAAAAATTGATAATGACAATAAGCCTGTAATTAGAGTTTCTTTAAAATATAATGAAGTAGGCAAGTCAGTTATTAATGATATGGTTAAAAAAAGTACACCAGGTAAGAGACAATATCTTGCAAAAGCAGATGTTCCAAAAGTAAAAAGTGGATTTGGAATATCAATCCTTTCAACTAATAAAGGTGTTGTTAGTGGCAAAGATGCACGTTTGAAAAATGTTGGTGGCGAAATATTATGTTATGTTTGGTAG
- the secY gene encoding preprotein translocase subunit SecY → MANNYSGFFQIEDLQKKLLFTLSMIFFFRLGIHIPVSGLDLGQLANMFGQGGFFGFLDLFSGGGLKRFSVFALGIIPYINASIIMQLLTIIYPSLKEIQEEGESGRKKIQQYTRYLTMVIGFVQAVGITIGLRTLLLPGIGFPLFFITSVASLMAGTALVMWLGELITERGIGNGASILIFVGIVGEMPQYVSNTVMLVKGGLSFVNVLIMILMFIVVTIGIIIVQEAQRNIPVQYAKRVVGRKMYGGQNTYLPMKINQGGVIPIIFASSVLSLPIMMIQFFPKMNFLNEWLGYGTFLYIIIFSALIFFFTYFYTAITFNPQELAENIKKYGGFILGIRPGKPTAEYLDAVITRLTFVGATFLSLISIVPMLTAKATHVTSFMGLGGTALLIIVGVAMDLIRQIETILISNKYEKLVR, encoded by the coding sequence ATGGCTAACAACTATTCCGGTTTTTTTCAGATCGAAGATCTACAAAAAAAACTACTATTCACTTTATCGATGATATTTTTTTTTAGATTAGGAATTCATATTCCTGTATCTGGGCTGGATCTTGGGCAATTAGCCAACATGTTTGGCCAAGGTGGTTTTTTTGGTTTTTTAGACCTTTTCTCAGGTGGTGGACTTAAAAGGTTTTCAGTATTTGCTTTAGGGATTATTCCCTATATTAACGCATCTATTATAATGCAATTGTTGACTATCATTTATCCAAGCTTGAAAGAGATTCAGGAAGAAGGAGAAAGTGGTAGAAAAAAGATACAGCAATACACAAGATATTTGACGATGGTTATTGGTTTTGTCCAAGCAGTTGGAATTACCATTGGCCTGAGAACACTCTTGTTGCCAGGAATAGGTTTTCCGCTTTTCTTTATTACTTCAGTAGCCTCGTTAATGGCGGGTACTGCTTTGGTAATGTGGTTAGGTGAGCTGATCACTGAAAGGGGCATAGGCAATGGAGCAAGTATCTTAATATTTGTTGGTATAGTCGGAGAAATGCCTCAGTATGTCAGTAATACAGTAATGCTGGTTAAAGGTGGTTTATCTTTTGTGAATGTTTTAATAATGATACTAATGTTTATTGTAGTAACAATTGGAATTATTATTGTCCAAGAAGCTCAAAGAAATATACCTGTTCAATATGCTAAAAGAGTAGTTGGTAGAAAAATGTATGGTGGACAGAATACTTATCTTCCCATGAAAATAAATCAAGGTGGAGTCATCCCCATAATTTTTGCTTCATCAGTTTTGTCTTTGCCTATAATGATGATTCAATTTTTCCCAAAAATGAATTTTTTAAACGAATGGCTGGGATATGGAACCTTTTTATACATTATAATTTTCTCTGCCTTAATATTCTTCTTTACATATTTCTATACAGCGATTACATTTAACCCACAAGAGTTGGCAGAGAATATAAAAAAATATGGTGGATTTATTTTAGGAATCAGACCAGGAAAGCCTACAGCTGAGTATTTGGATGCGGTGATTACTAGACTTACTTTTGTTGGTGCAACTTTTTTGTCGTTAATATCAATTGTACCGATGCTTACTGCTAAAGCGACTCATGTTACAAGTTTTATGGGTTTAGGTGGAACAGCCTTGCTTATTATTGTTGGTGTAGCAATGGATTTAATCAGACAAATAGAAACTATTCTTATATCCAACAAATATGAGAAACTAGTTAGATAG
- the rplF gene encoding 50S ribosomal protein L6 — protein MSKIGAKPVEFKENVQVDISESNVKVKGPKGELSLDIPTTKIKIEVKDNKVILTRNVEDNEAKAQHGLYNTLIKNMVKGVSDGFERTLDLVGVGYRVQKKGEGLSLALGYSHPIEVEPIKGISFELVGDTKIIVRGIDKQLVGQVSANIRKFRLPEPYKGKGVKYSDERIIRKAGKSAKK, from the coding sequence ATGTCAAAGATAGGTGCAAAACCAGTAGAATTTAAAGAAAATGTCCAAGTTGATATTTCTGAAAGTAATGTAAAAGTTAAAGGTCCTAAAGGTGAATTATCTTTAGATATACCTACAACGAAAATTAAAATTGAAGTAAAAGACAACAAAGTTATTTTAACAAGAAATGTTGAAGACAATGAAGCTAAGGCTCAACACGGTCTTTACAATACTCTGATTAAAAATATGGTTAAAGGTGTTTCAGACGGATTTGAAAGAACCTTAGATTTAGTAGGTGTTGGATACAGAGTACAAAAAAAGGGAGAGGGACTATCTTTAGCTTTAGGTTATTCCCATCCTATTGAAGTTGAGCCAATTAAAGGTATTAGTTTTGAATTAGTTGGAGATACAAAAATTATCGTAAGGGGTATAGACAAGCAATTGGTTGGACAAGTTTCTGCGAATATTAGAAAATTCAGATTGCCTGAACCTTATAAAGGTAAAGGCGTAAAATATTCTGATGAACGTATAATACGAAAAGCAGGAAAGTCAGCTAAGAAATAA
- the rplO gene encoding 50S ribosomal protein L15, which produces MGILSELKTYIGSQTKRKRVGRGESSGLGKTSGKGNKGQQSRSGGGTRPGFEGGQMPLYKKVPKLKGFKALTKKDYEIVNLSTISNLKLKKVDITVLKEKGIINNRTKRLKVLAQGELKEAVTIKADIFSKKAVELIEKVGGKAEVVNG; this is translated from the coding sequence ATGGGAATTCTATCTGAGTTAAAAACGTATATTGGGTCACAGACAAAAAGAAAAAGAGTAGGAAGAGGCGAAAGCTCTGGTCTTGGTAAAACTTCTGGCAAAGGAAACAAAGGTCAGCAGTCAAGAAGCGGAGGAGGCACTAGACCAGGATTTGAAGGCGGACAAATGCCTTTATATAAAAAGGTACCAAAACTGAAAGGTTTTAAAGCATTAACAAAGAAAGATTATGAAATTGTAAATTTATCAACTATCAGCAACTTAAAGCTTAAAAAGGTTGATATTACAGTTTTAAAAGAAAAAGGTATTATTAATAACAGAACAAAGAGACTAAAGGTGTTAGCTCAAGGTGAATTAAAAGAAGCAGTAACAATTAAAGCAGACATTTTTTCTAAGAAGGCTGTTGAATTAATTGAAAAAGTTGGTGGCAAGGCCGAGGTTGTTAATGGCTAA
- the rplR gene encoding 50S ribosomal protein L18 yields MRRTTKQVIGTADRPRMIVSRSLNNVYVQIIDDEHNNTLVGISSLVLKQRANKDISFKVGEMVGEKAVSLGIKSVVFDRAGRIYHGRIKAVADGARSKGLQF; encoded by the coding sequence ATGAGAAGAACAACAAAACAAGTAATTGGTACAGCTGACAGACCAAGGATGATAGTAAGCAGAAGCTTAAATAATGTCTATGTTCAAATAATTGATGATGAGCACAATAACACCTTAGTTGGAATATCCAGTTTAGTTTTAAAACAAAGAGCCAATAAAGATATATCTTTTAAAGTTGGTGAAATGGTTGGAGAAAAAGCTGTTAGTCTTGGTATTAAAAGTGTTGTTTTTGATAGAGCAGGCAGAATATATCATGGCAGGATCAAAGCAGTTGCTGATGGTGCCAGAAGTAAAGGGCTACAGTTTTAG
- the rpsE gene encoding 30S ribosomal protein S5 produces MSDIESNSEFVEKIVQIRRVTKVVKGGKKLSFRATVVVGDMNGRVGVGVAKAAEVPGAIRKAINAAKRSMISVNLVNGTIPHEANGSLGASKVFLRPAPQGTGVIAGGVMRLVFELAGVHNIVAKSLGSSSIINNAFAALDGLKNLTNLEDVARERGVKLKVSTYNS; encoded by the coding sequence ATGTCAGATATAGAGTCAAATAGTGAATTTGTTGAAAAAATAGTTCAAATTAGAAGGGTTACCAAGGTAGTTAAAGGTGGTAAAAAACTTTCTTTTAGAGCAACTGTTGTTGTTGGAGACATGAATGGTAGAGTTGGCGTTGGCGTTGCTAAAGCCGCAGAAGTTCCAGGAGCGATCAGAAAAGCCATTAATGCTGCAAAGAGATCTATGATTTCTGTAAATCTTGTTAATGGAACAATCCCTCACGAAGCGAATGGTAGCTTAGGTGCTAGCAAGGTTTTTTTAAGACCTGCACCTCAAGGTACGGGCGTTATCGCAGGTGGTGTTATGAGATTGGTTTTTGAATTGGCTGGCGTGCATAATATTGTTGCTAAATCATTAGGTTCATCATCAATAATTAATAACGCATTTGCTGCATTAGATGGATTAAAGAATTTAACAAATTTGGAAGATGTTGCAAGAGAACGTGGTGTAAAACTTAAGGTTAGTACATACAATAGTTGA